From the Priestia aryabhattai genome, one window contains:
- the ileS gene encoding isoleucine--tRNA ligase codes for MKEVNVREPSQEREQRIQQQWQKGNVFQQSVQNREGQPSFVFYEGPPTANGLPHVGHALGRTIKDVVARYKTMTGHQVIRKAGWDTHGLPVELGVEKQLGISGKHDIEKYGVEAFINKCKESVFVYEKQWRAFTEQLGYWVDMEDPYITLENSYIESVWNVLGTMHDKGLLYKGHRVSPYCPSCQTSLSSHEVAQGYKDVKDLTVTVKFKVKNRDNEYFLGWTTTPWTLPSNVALAVHEEMNYVRAEQGASVYIVAEALADKVLKGEYTVLSHHKGNELKGMSYEPPFNFVKVEKGHEVVTADYVTDQSGTGVVHLAPAYGEDDYRVVKENGFSFVNVVDEKGQYTAEVPPFQGRFVKDCDVDIVRYLANQDVLYHKEKHEHSYPFCWRCDSPLLYYANESWFIQTTALKEQFLKNNESVTWYPEHIKHGRFGNFLENMVDWNISRKRYWGTPLNVWECGECQHQVAPKSINELQKHASHSVDDSIELHKPYVDDVQLTCPACSGEMKRTPEVIDVWFDSGSMPFAQYHYPFENNELFQKQFPADVIAEGIDQTRGWFYSLMAVSTLFTGKAPYKRVLSLGHVLDENGQKMSKSKGNALDPVDLIHTFGADALRWALLADSAPWNPKKFSERVVQEAKSKVIDTLVNVYGFYVLYAKLDGYDPEQTYELKKTKLDEWILSRLHSTVKRVTAHLEDYGFTSAAREIAFFIEELSNWYVRRSRDRFWSEGMDGEKAAAYDTLHEVLVTLSQLLAPFTPFVADDVHENLTGKSVHLADYPAYDQTKVNEKLEKEMAAVLQVVELGRNIRNTHSLKVKQPLQSLSLVVTEGNVDWNAYRDVIKDELNVKNFNVEQDDDKLVSYVLKLDFKQAGPKFGKQVNEVNQALKNLSEDKGKEFVGQGKLSVTLASGENLTLETADVLVEKVPKEGFAVASNGTYTAVLDTALTEELVQEGVAREVIRAVQDYRKKLDLPVNLRIDLELSGDEEVQKAVETFETLLQENLLLHSLRVTEDIENGETVKVGTKQVTLRVLNQN; via the coding sequence ATGAAAGAAGTGAATGTAAGGGAGCCTTCGCAAGAGCGAGAACAGCGTATCCAACAGCAGTGGCAAAAGGGAAATGTGTTTCAGCAGTCGGTTCAAAACCGAGAAGGGCAGCCTTCGTTTGTATTTTATGAAGGGCCTCCAACAGCAAACGGTTTGCCTCACGTCGGGCACGCGTTGGGCCGGACAATTAAAGACGTCGTGGCTCGTTATAAGACGATGACAGGGCATCAAGTGATCCGAAAAGCAGGCTGGGATACGCACGGACTGCCGGTTGAACTCGGTGTCGAGAAGCAGCTCGGAATTTCAGGGAAGCATGACATTGAAAAATACGGCGTAGAAGCTTTTATCAACAAGTGTAAGGAAAGCGTATTTGTGTATGAAAAGCAGTGGCGCGCGTTCACGGAGCAGCTTGGCTATTGGGTTGATATGGAAGACCCTTACATCACCTTGGAGAATTCATACATTGAAAGCGTATGGAACGTGCTTGGCACGATGCATGATAAAGGACTTCTTTATAAGGGCCACCGCGTATCACCGTACTGCCCGAGCTGTCAAACGTCATTGAGTTCGCATGAAGTGGCTCAAGGATATAAAGATGTAAAAGATTTAACCGTAACGGTGAAATTTAAAGTGAAAAACCGCGATAATGAGTATTTTTTAGGCTGGACAACGACGCCTTGGACGCTTCCGTCAAACGTGGCGCTTGCCGTGCACGAAGAAATGAACTATGTCCGCGCCGAGCAAGGCGCCAGCGTGTATATTGTTGCAGAAGCGCTCGCAGACAAAGTGTTAAAAGGAGAGTATACCGTTTTATCTCATCATAAAGGAAATGAGTTAAAAGGGATGTCGTATGAGCCGCCGTTTAATTTTGTGAAAGTGGAAAAAGGGCATGAAGTGGTAACGGCTGATTATGTAACGGACCAAAGCGGGACGGGTGTTGTTCATTTAGCACCTGCTTATGGCGAAGATGATTACAGAGTGGTAAAAGAAAACGGTTTTTCGTTTGTGAACGTAGTGGATGAAAAAGGACAGTACACGGCTGAAGTGCCGCCGTTTCAAGGACGTTTTGTGAAGGACTGCGACGTTGATATCGTGCGTTACTTAGCAAATCAAGACGTGCTGTATCATAAAGAAAAGCATGAGCACAGCTATCCGTTTTGCTGGAGATGCGACTCGCCGCTTCTTTATTACGCAAATGAAAGCTGGTTTATTCAAACGACGGCGTTAAAGGAACAGTTTTTGAAAAACAACGAAAGCGTGACGTGGTACCCCGAGCATATCAAGCACGGCCGCTTTGGCAACTTTTTAGAAAATATGGTGGACTGGAATATCAGCAGAAAGCGCTACTGGGGAACGCCGCTGAACGTATGGGAATGCGGGGAATGTCAGCATCAAGTAGCGCCAAAAAGCATCAATGAGCTTCAGAAACATGCGTCTCATTCAGTTGATGACAGCATTGAACTGCATAAGCCTTATGTAGATGACGTGCAATTAACATGTCCGGCCTGCAGCGGAGAGATGAAGCGCACGCCGGAAGTAATTGACGTTTGGTTTGACAGCGGCTCGATGCCGTTTGCGCAGTATCACTATCCGTTTGAAAACAACGAATTGTTTCAAAAGCAGTTTCCGGCAGACGTAATTGCAGAAGGAATTGATCAAACGCGGGGCTGGTTTTACAGCTTGATGGCGGTTTCGACGCTGTTTACAGGAAAAGCACCTTATAAGCGCGTTCTGTCTCTTGGCCACGTGTTAGATGAAAACGGTCAAAAGATGTCTAAAAGTAAAGGGAATGCGCTGGATCCTGTTGATCTTATTCATACATTTGGTGCCGATGCGCTTAGATGGGCGCTTTTAGCAGACAGTGCGCCTTGGAACCCGAAGAAATTTTCAGAGCGCGTGGTGCAAGAAGCGAAATCAAAAGTCATTGATACACTAGTGAACGTGTACGGCTTTTACGTATTATACGCCAAGCTTGACGGCTATGATCCGGAGCAAACGTACGAATTGAAAAAAACAAAATTGGATGAATGGATTCTTTCACGTTTGCACAGCACGGTTAAGCGCGTAACGGCACATCTTGAAGATTACGGGTTTACAAGTGCGGCGCGTGAAATCGCGTTCTTCATTGAAGAGCTAAGCAACTGGTATGTACGCCGTTCCCGCGACCGTTTTTGGTCAGAAGGAATGGACGGAGAAAAAGCAGCGGCTTACGATACGCTTCACGAAGTATTAGTCACGCTCAGTCAGCTGTTAGCGCCGTTTACGCCGTTTGTTGCGGATGATGTTCATGAAAATCTGACAGGAAAAAGCGTTCATTTAGCAGACTATCCTGCGTATGATCAAACGAAAGTGAACGAAAAGCTGGAAAAAGAAATGGCAGCGGTGCTTCAAGTAGTTGAACTAGGCCGGAACATTCGAAATACGCATTCGTTAAAAGTAAAGCAGCCTCTGCAAAGTCTTTCACTTGTTGTAACAGAAGGAAACGTGGATTGGAATGCGTATCGTGATGTAATCAAAGATGAGCTTAATGTAAAGAACTTTAACGTGGAGCAAGACGACGACAAACTTGTTTCGTATGTATTAAAACTGGACTTTAAACAGGCTGGACCGAAGTTTGGAAAACAAGTGAATGAGGTAAATCAAGCGTTGAAAAACCTTTCAGAAGATAAAGGAAAAGAGTTTGTTGGGCAAGGCAAGCTGAGTGTTACACTTGCTTCAGGAGAAAACCTAACGCTTGAAACGGCTGACGTGCTCGTTGAAAAAGTACCAAAAGAAGGTTTTGCAGTTGCATCGAACGGTACGTATACCGCCGTGTTAGATACTGCGTTAACCGAAGAACTCGTGCAGGAAGGCGTCGCTCGTGAAGTAATTCGAGCGGTTCAAGATTATCGCAAAAAGTTGGATTTACCCGTGAATTTACGTATTGATTTGGAACTTAGCGGAGACGAAGAAGTTCAGAAAGCCGTCGAGACGTTTGAAACGTTGCTTCAAGAAAATCTTCTGTTGCACAGTCTTCGTGTTACAGAAGATATCGAAAACGGAGAAACGGTGAAAGTTGGAACAAAGCAAGTTACGCTTCGTGTCTTAAATCAGAACTGA
- a CDS encoding immunoglobulin-like domain-containing protein, with amino-acid sequence MKVVRTLILILGIFIILFCIFGYIDYNGQKMELGAKQEKNIPSSINTDGGTITLSAVSKKYDKTQFGFFVIQNNSTHTLTIPYENTADHLKDGKWYKVVLNGLEFPDKTITLKPGKSFKQDIATPNYKVGKYRFVQHFKDENGKEYVLAAPFEIVWPSLKNVLGQFD; translated from the coding sequence TTGAAAGTAGTACGAACCCTTATACTAATACTAGGCATTTTTATTATCTTATTTTGCATCTTCGGCTATATCGATTATAACGGTCAAAAAATGGAGCTAGGAGCCAAACAAGAAAAAAACATTCCTTCTTCCATTAACACTGATGGAGGAACTATTACACTATCTGCTGTAAGTAAGAAATACGATAAAACGCAGTTTGGCTTTTTTGTTATTCAAAATAACTCGACGCATACCTTAACAATTCCTTACGAAAATACAGCGGATCACTTAAAAGACGGAAAGTGGTACAAAGTTGTGCTAAACGGGCTAGAGTTTCCTGATAAAACTATCACGCTGAAGCCAGGGAAATCATTCAAACAAGATATCGCAACTCCTAACTACAAGGTAGGAAAATACCGCTTTGTTCAGCACTTTAAAGACGAAAACGGCAAAGAGTATGTATTAGCTGCTCCATTTGAAATTGTCTGGCCGAGCCTTAAAAATGTTCTCGGGCAGTTTGATTAA
- a CDS encoding Type 1 glutamine amidotransferase-like domain-containing protein, which produces MRQIIAMGGGGFSMEPDNPLLDQYILSQAHTDMPKICFIPTTSGDADNYIERFYEAFEKLICKPSHLSLFSQNFMDLKAYVLQQDILYVGGGNKRSMLLLWKEWGLDTILKEAYEKGISLAGISAGSICWFEEGITDSMNDTLSKIDGLGFLTGSNCPHYDGESDRRLCYYELIKSGKMAGGYAVDDGVALHFKDEELSASVSSRPTAKAYAVNRKTNKVIERELPVTYLGDRKQ; this is translated from the coding sequence ATGAGACAAATTATAGCCATGGGCGGCGGAGGCTTTTCAATGGAGCCGGATAACCCGCTGCTAGATCAATACATACTTTCACAAGCTCATACAGATATGCCGAAAATCTGCTTTATCCCTACAACAAGCGGAGATGCGGATAATTATATAGAAAGGTTTTATGAAGCGTTTGAGAAGTTAATATGCAAACCGTCTCATTTATCGCTGTTTTCTCAAAACTTTATGGATTTAAAAGCATATGTGCTGCAGCAGGATATTTTATATGTAGGCGGCGGTAATAAAAGGAGTATGCTTCTTTTATGGAAAGAGTGGGGACTTGATACGATTTTAAAAGAGGCTTATGAAAAAGGAATTAGCTTGGCAGGAATAAGCGCAGGTTCAATTTGCTGGTTTGAAGAAGGCATCACTGATTCCATGAACGACACACTGTCTAAGATAGACGGTTTAGGATTTTTAACTGGTAGTAACTGTCCTCACTACGACGGAGAAAGCGATCGAAGACTTTGTTACTATGAATTGATTAAAAGCGGAAAAATGGCAGGAGGCTATGCTGTAGATGACGGAGTCGCGCTGCATTTTAAAGATGAAGAGCTATCAGCATCGGTTAGCTCAAGACCTACAGCAAAAGCGTATGCTGTTAATCGAAAAACGAACAAAGTCATTGAACGTGAACTCCCGGTGACCTATTTAGGTGATC